One window of Nocardia nova SH22a genomic DNA carries:
- a CDS encoding non-ribosomal peptide synthetase, which produces MDTARRSARGGRRRRSGSPLFGQLLTAAVESAADSVAIRSAPADGPQRQLTYRELDEASSRLARELIGRGIGAGDVVAIGIGRSIESVLSVWAIAKTGAAYVPVDPTYPPERINHIVTDSGAALGLTTGQYRSGLGTEVYWLELDDPVVADRVAAHPSHPISYADRLRQPTEQHPAYVIYTSGSTGKPKGVVVTHAGLGSLVAAERELWGIDGDSRVMHVCSPSFDVSVLELMLTFSTGATLVVSPPDVFGGFELADLLRREEVTHMIITPGALESVESDDLPDLEMVAVIGDRFGPELVARWARDGRRFRNEYGPTEATIVATVGDPLVPGETITIGGPLPGIGAFVLDSRLRPVPEGVVGELYLSGPALAQGYLNRPGLTAERFVASPFAETAGQRLYRTGDQVRRTASGNIEYLGRSDFQVKVRGFRIELGEIDNALTAHPDIDFAATLGKALPSGATALVSYVLPRPDTSVDTGELEEFLAKSLPAYMIPAVIMVLDEIPLTPIGKLDRPRLPEPSFASAEFRAPSTPVEEIVAEVFAALLVPGVGDQPGRVGADDDFFELGGNSLLAAQAAARIGSALGVRVPVQLMFESSTVAALAEQVERHAGAGDSLRPMERPDRIPLSYAQQRMWFLNRFDPDGAVNNIPVVVRLSGRLDLAALETAVGDLAARHEVLRTVYPELDGEGYQRILHPSDPQATPDLPVVTATEADVPALVVETVSGGFDVTSAPPVRLRVIRLGETEHILVCVVHHIAGDGFSMAPLTRDLMTAYLQRAGGAAPDWAPLEVQYADYTLWQREALGADDDPESVLSQQIEYWREQLASVPEQLELSADRPRPAVASNAGATIGFDLDAQLHASLNRIAHENNSTLFMVVHAAFAALLARLSGSRDIVIGTPVAGRGDAALDDLIGMFVNTLVLRTEIDPAQPFDQVLAEARATDVAAFGHADVPFERLVEILDPVRSTGRHPVFQVMLTFQNTPRTALELPGLAVSGVELGSEPAKFDLQLTAAEAVDERGVPQGISLAFTYATDLFDEATVSDFIDRFRRILRAVAADSHAIVGDIDVLAPGERELVLHDWNTPGVAVPPVTLVDLIASQAQRRPGANAIRFGDTALTFGELQQRANRVARALIAQGVGPETLVAVAVPRTEELPVALLGVLIAGGGYLPIDTGYPAQRLEFMLSDAAPACVLTTAELRDALPGSDIPTLLLEETGSFDAAPVTDADRRAPLRPADLAYVIYTSGSTGVPKGVGVTHRNVLELFANTQLLFDFDETDVWTLFHSFAFDFSVWELWCALANGGAVVVVDHLTSRSPELFRELLIREQVTVLNQTPSAFYQLAEADRAASGGAGKFALRYIVFGGEALDLRQLNRWYDRHGATAPQLVNMYGITETTVHVSFLAVDQGLSDHPASVIGRALPGLETYVLDDRLHPAPVGVAGEMYIAGHQLSRGYLGRPGLTATRFVANPHGPAGSRMYRSGDIGRWAGFDGEAELEYAGRSDQQVQLRGFRIELGEIEAALLRCAGVAQAVALVRSGEHTGERLVGYVVAEAGAQLDPIAVRDEVAGFLTGYMVPDAVMVLGELPLTPNGKLDRRALPEPSVRSAAEFRAPRTPIEQAVADVFAALLGGGGPADQVAVGLDDDFFALGGNSLLATRAVARINEALDSNLVVRELFEASTVAGLAARVVPGAGGPSRPRLRPAARDERIPLSLAQQRMWVINQLDPESPAYNIPLAIQLTGNLDVEVLRQAVGDVLERHEVLRTRYPVGGADEVPYQEILSAQQVLPDGLPVESVTDPIARIGALLATGFDVTQEVPVRALLLRNGEDHLLALVLHHIAGDGSSLAPLARDLVTAYVERSGGREPGWAPLEVQYADFAVWQRSVIGSDDDPSSIAARQLDFWREQLAGISGAPLLIPDHPRPAVASMQGAAHGFTVPAQVHEGLIRVAREHNSSLFMVVHAALAALLARQSGSADVVIGTPIAGRGERALDDLVGMFVNTLTLRTGVDTADTFDTLVETARETDLAAFAHSDIPFERIVEVVAPGRSGAQSLFTVVLSFQNTERPSLELPGLTISALDTDAVAAKFDLQVTVEPRFDADGAPAELVTLFTYARDLFEPETMRVLGDRFERVLSAVAADPQVLLSAIDLHDGVAGQQAAPVQTEQVDTGSTIGTALAQALASAVEDDPEGPALTWGEQAVTYEELDARSSRLGRVLIGRGCGPGSGVAVRLDRGVESAVATWAVLKAGAALIPVAGAEELPAGPEIKIGISLSAVRPQPGPAGIEWLILDDPAVSAEIAGESARPVTYANRIRALRGADPAFAAASGESLRYDQLAEAVDRLRARTELTFESRTFRQGRPDGVAALLEIVAAGVAGASMVLPETADTAALADEWVTHLFTDPAGLARLDPGPLEDLRAVLLEQGPAPAGFGSAEVVVMPGDVLR; this is translated from the coding sequence ATGGATACTGCCCGCCGTTCCGCTCGTGGAGGTCGTCGCCGCCGGTCGGGTAGCCCCCTTTTCGGACAGCTGCTGACCGCCGCGGTGGAGTCCGCCGCCGATTCCGTGGCCATCAGGTCCGCCCCGGCCGACGGCCCGCAGCGGCAGCTCACCTACCGCGAACTGGACGAGGCGTCCTCGCGGCTGGCGCGGGAACTGATCGGGCGTGGTATCGGGGCCGGTGATGTGGTCGCGATCGGCATCGGCCGGTCGATCGAGTCGGTGCTGTCGGTCTGGGCCATCGCCAAGACCGGCGCGGCCTACGTTCCGGTCGATCCCACCTATCCGCCCGAGCGGATCAACCACATCGTCACCGATTCCGGCGCCGCCCTGGGCCTGACCACCGGGCAGTACCGGTCCGGGCTCGGCACGGAGGTGTACTGGCTGGAGCTCGACGATCCGGTCGTCGCCGACCGGGTCGCGGCCCACCCGTCGCATCCGATCTCCTATGCCGATCGGCTGCGCCAGCCCACCGAACAGCATCCCGCCTACGTCATCTACACCTCCGGCTCCACGGGTAAGCCGAAGGGTGTCGTCGTCACCCACGCGGGACTGGGCAGTCTGGTCGCGGCCGAGCGCGAGCTGTGGGGCATCGACGGCGATTCCCGCGTGATGCACGTGTGCTCACCGAGTTTCGACGTCTCGGTCCTCGAGCTGATGCTCACCTTCTCCACCGGCGCGACCCTGGTGGTGTCGCCCCCGGACGTGTTCGGCGGTTTCGAACTGGCCGATCTGCTTCGGCGCGAAGAAGTTACGCACATGATCATCACTCCCGGCGCGCTGGAGTCGGTCGAGTCCGATGATCTGCCGGATCTGGAGATGGTCGCCGTCATCGGTGACCGGTTCGGCCCGGAGCTGGTGGCGCGCTGGGCGCGTGACGGGCGCCGGTTCCGCAACGAGTACGGCCCGACCGAGGCGACCATCGTCGCGACGGTCGGCGATCCGCTGGTGCCGGGCGAGACGATCACGATCGGCGGTCCGCTGCCGGGAATCGGTGCGTTCGTACTGGATTCGCGATTGCGTCCCGTTCCCGAAGGTGTGGTCGGCGAGCTGTATCTGTCGGGTCCCGCACTGGCACAGGGTTATCTGAACCGGCCGGGGCTAACCGCGGAGCGGTTCGTGGCGAGCCCGTTCGCCGAGACCGCCGGGCAGCGGCTGTACCGCACCGGTGATCAGGTGCGCCGCACGGCATCCGGCAATATCGAATATCTGGGCCGCTCGGACTTCCAGGTCAAGGTGCGCGGTTTCCGGATCGAACTCGGCGAGATCGACAACGCGCTCACCGCCCATCCCGACATCGACTTCGCGGCGACGCTCGGCAAGGCCCTGCCCTCCGGTGCGACCGCGCTGGTGTCGTATGTGCTGCCGCGCCCGGACACCTCCGTCGACACCGGCGAACTCGAGGAATTCCTCGCGAAGTCCTTGCCCGCGTACATGATTCCGGCCGTGATCATGGTTCTCGACGAGATCCCGCTGACCCCGATCGGCAAACTGGACCGGCCGCGGCTGCCGGAACCGAGTTTCGCCTCCGCCGAATTCCGCGCCCCCTCGACCCCGGTGGAGGAGATCGTCGCCGAGGTGTTCGCGGCGCTGCTGGTGCCCGGTGTGGGCGATCAGCCCGGCCGGGTCGGCGCCGATGACGACTTCTTCGAACTGGGCGGCAATTCGCTGCTCGCCGCGCAGGCCGCCGCCCGCATCGGCTCGGCGCTGGGTGTGCGGGTGCCGGTGCAATTGATGTTCGAATCCTCCACCGTCGCCGCGCTCGCCGAACAGGTCGAGCGGCACGCCGGCGCCGGTGACAGTCTGCGGCCGATGGAGCGGCCGGACCGGATTCCGCTGTCCTATGCGCAGCAACGGATGTGGTTCCTGAACCGCTTCGATCCCGACGGCGCGGTGAACAACATCCCCGTCGTCGTGCGGCTGTCCGGACGGCTCGATCTGGCCGCCCTGGAAACCGCGGTCGGCGATCTGGCCGCCCGGCACGAGGTGCTGCGCACGGTCTATCCGGAACTCGACGGCGAGGGCTATCAGCGCATCCTGCATCCGTCCGATCCGCAGGCCACCCCCGACCTGCCGGTCGTGACCGCGACCGAGGCCGACGTGCCCGCACTGGTCGTCGAAACCGTCTCCGGCGGTTTCGATGTCACCTCCGCGCCGCCGGTGCGGCTGCGGGTGATCCGGCTCGGCGAGACCGAGCACATCCTGGTGTGCGTGGTTCACCACATCGCCGGTGACGGCTTCTCGATGGCGCCGCTGACCCGCGATCTGATGACCGCGTATCTGCAGCGTGCCGGTGGCGCGGCACCCGACTGGGCGCCGCTCGAGGTCCAGTACGCCGATTACACGCTGTGGCAGCGTGAGGCGCTCGGCGCCGACGACGATCCGGAATCGGTGCTGTCGCAGCAGATCGAGTACTGGCGCGAGCAATTGGCGTCGGTTCCGGAACAGCTGGAACTGTCGGCCGACCGCCCGCGCCCGGCGGTGGCCTCCAACGCGGGTGCGACGATCGGCTTCGATCTCGACGCCCAGCTGCACGCCTCGCTGAACCGCATTGCGCACGAGAACAATTCGACACTGTTCATGGTCGTGCACGCCGCCTTCGCCGCGCTGCTGGCCAGATTGTCGGGCAGCCGCGACATCGTCATCGGCACACCGGTCGCCGGTCGCGGTGACGCGGCGCTGGACGATCTGATCGGCATGTTCGTCAATACGCTGGTGCTGCGCACCGAGATCGACCCCGCACAGCCCTTCGACCAGGTGCTCGCTGAGGCCCGCGCCACCGATGTGGCGGCCTTCGGTCACGCCGACGTGCCGTTCGAACGCCTGGTGGAGATCCTCGACCCGGTGCGTTCGACCGGCCGCCATCCGGTGTTCCAGGTGATGCTCACCTTCCAGAACACTCCCCGTACCGCGTTGGAACTGCCGGGGCTGGCGGTATCGGGTGTCGAACTCGGTTCCGAACCGGCCAAATTCGACCTGCAGCTCACCGCTGCCGAGGCGGTCGACGAACGCGGTGTGCCGCAGGGGATCTCGTTGGCGTTCACCTACGCCACCGACCTGTTCGACGAGGCCACGGTCAGCGATTTCATCGACCGCTTCCGCCGGATCCTGCGCGCCGTCGCGGCCGACTCCCATGCGATCGTGGGCGATATCGACGTGCTGGCCCCCGGAGAGCGCGAATTGGTCCTGCACGACTGGAACACCCCGGGCGTGGCGGTTCCGCCGGTGACCCTGGTGGATCTGATCGCCTCCCAGGCGCAGCGCCGCCCGGGCGCCAACGCCATCCGATTCGGTGACACCGCACTGACATTCGGTGAGTTGCAGCAGCGCGCCAACCGGGTGGCACGCGCCTTGATCGCGCAGGGCGTCGGACCGGAAACCCTGGTGGCCGTGGCGGTTCCGCGTACCGAGGAACTTCCGGTGGCGCTGCTCGGTGTGCTGATCGCCGGCGGCGGCTACCTGCCGATCGACACCGGTTATCCGGCCCAGCGCCTGGAGTTCATGCTCTCCGACGCGGCCCCGGCCTGTGTGCTGACCACCGCCGAACTGCGAGACGCGTTGCCGGGCAGCGATATTCCCACCCTCCTGCTCGAGGAGACCGGCTCGTTCGACGCGGCGCCCGTCACCGACGCCGACCGGCGCGCACCGCTGCGCCCGGCGGATCTGGCCTACGTCATCTACACCTCCGGCTCCACCGGTGTGCCCAAGGGCGTGGGCGTCACCCATCGCAACGTGCTGGAGCTGTTCGCCAACACCCAGCTGCTGTTCGATTTCGACGAGACCGATGTGTGGACCCTGTTCCACTCCTTCGCCTTCGACTTCTCGGTCTGGGAGCTGTGGTGCGCGCTGGCCAACGGCGGCGCCGTCGTGGTCGTCGACCATCTGACCTCGCGTTCGCCGGAGTTGTTCCGCGAGTTGCTGATTCGGGAACAGGTCACGGTGCTCAACCAGACCCCGTCGGCGTTCTACCAGCTCGCCGAGGCCGATCGCGCGGCATCCGGCGGCGCCGGGAAGTTCGCGCTGCGCTACATCGTCTTCGGCGGTGAGGCACTGGATCTGCGGCAGCTCAACCGCTGGTACGACCGGCACGGCGCCACCGCGCCGCAGCTGGTGAACATGTACGGCATCACCGAGACCACGGTGCACGTGTCGTTCCTGGCCGTGGATCAGGGCCTGTCCGATCATCCGGCCAGTGTGATCGGCCGGGCGCTGCCCGGTCTGGAGACCTATGTGCTCGATGATCGGCTGCATCCGGCGCCGGTCGGCGTGGCCGGTGAGATGTACATTGCGGGACACCAGCTTTCGCGCGGATATCTCGGACGCCCCGGCCTGACCGCCACCCGGTTCGTGGCCAATCCGCACGGTCCCGCCGGATCGCGGATGTACCGTTCCGGCGACATCGGCCGCTGGGCCGGATTCGACGGCGAGGCCGAACTCGAATACGCCGGGCGCAGCGATCAGCAGGTGCAGCTGCGCGGCTTCCGGATCGAACTCGGCGAGATCGAGGCGGCGCTGCTGCGCTGTGCCGGTGTCGCGCAGGCCGTCGCGCTGGTCCGCAGCGGTGAGCACACCGGCGAGCGCCTGGTGGGCTATGTCGTCGCCGAGGCCGGTGCGCAGCTGGATCCGATCGCCGTGCGCGACGAGGTCGCCGGATTCCTCACCGGCTACATGGTTCCCGACGCGGTGATGGTGCTCGGCGAACTGCCGCTGACCCCCAACGGCAAACTCGACCGGCGCGCGCTGCCGGAACCCTCGGTGCGCAGCGCGGCGGAGTTCCGCGCCCCGCGCACCCCGATCGAACAGGCCGTGGCCGATGTGTTCGCCGCCCTGCTCGGCGGCGGCGGTCCGGCCGATCAGGTCGCGGTGGGACTCGACGACGACTTCTTCGCCCTCGGCGGCAATTCGCTGCTGGCGACCCGGGCGGTCGCGCGCATCAACGAGGCGCTGGATTCGAATCTCGTTGTGCGCGAACTGTTCGAGGCGTCCACCGTCGCGGGCCTGGCCGCCCGCGTGGTGCCGGGCGCCGGGGGACCGTCGCGGCCGCGGCTGCGTCCCGCCGCACGCGACGAGCGCATTCCGCTCTCGCTGGCCCAGCAGCGGATGTGGGTGATCAACCAGCTCGATCCGGAATCGCCCGCCTACAACATCCCGCTGGCGATCCAGCTCACCGGAAACCTGGACGTCGAGGTGCTGCGCCAGGCCGTCGGCGATGTGCTGGAGCGGCACGAGGTGCTGCGCACCCGCTATCCCGTCGGTGGTGCGGACGAGGTGCCGTATCAGGAGATCCTGTCCGCGCAGCAGGTGCTGCCCGACGGACTGCCGGTCGAGTCGGTCACCGATCCGATCGCCCGGATCGGCGCGCTGCTCGCCACCGGATTCGATGTGACACAGGAGGTTCCGGTCCGGGCGCTGCTGTTGCGCAACGGCGAGGACCATCTGCTCGCGCTGGTGCTGCACCACATCGCCGGTGACGGATCCTCGCTGGCGCCGCTGGCCCGCGATCTGGTCACCGCCTACGTGGAGCGCAGCGGCGGACGCGAACCCGGCTGGGCGCCACTGGAAGTGCAGTACGCCGACTTCGCCGTCTGGCAGCGCTCGGTGATCGGATCCGACGACGATCCGTCCTCGATCGCGGCCCGGCAGCTGGACTTCTGGCGAGAACAGCTCGCGGGCATTTCCGGTGCGCCACTGCTGATTCCGGATCATCCGCGCCCCGCGGTGGCGTCGATGCAGGGCGCCGCGCACGGGTTCACGGTTCCGGCGCAGGTGCACGAGGGGCTGATTCGTGTTGCGCGCGAACACAACTCGTCGCTGTTCATGGTCGTGCATGCCGCGCTGGCCGCGCTGCTGGCCCGCCAGTCCGGTAGCGCGGACGTGGTGATCGGCACCCCGATCGCGGGGCGCGGTGAGCGGGCGCTCGACGATCTGGTCGGCATGTTCGTCAACACGCTCACCCTGCGGACCGGTGTGGACACCGCCGACACCTTCGACACGCTGGTGGAGACCGCCCGGGAAACGGATCTGGCGGCCTTCGCCCACTCCGACATCCCGTTCGAGCGGATCGTGGAGGTCGTGGCACCCGGCCGGTCCGGGGCGCAGAGCCTGTTCACGGTGGTGCTGTCCTTCCAGAACACCGAGCGGCCCAGTCTGGAGCTGCCCGGCCTGACCATCTCCGCACTGGACACCGACGCGGTGGCGGCCAAATTCGATCTGCAGGTCACCGTCGAACCGCGATTCGACGCCGACGGCGCTCCCGCCGAACTCGTCACGCTGTTCACCTACGCCCGCGATCTGTTCGAACCGGAGACCATGCGGGTGCTCGGTGACCGGTTCGAGCGGGTGCTGTCGGCGGTGGCGGCCGATCCGCAGGTCCTGCTGAGCGCGATCGACCTGCACGACGGTGTGGCCGGGCAGCAGGCCGCGCCCGTACAGACCGAACAGGTCGACACCGGTTCCACCATCGGCACCGCCCTGGCCCAAGCCCTCGCCTCGGCCGTCGAGGACGATCCCGAGGGCCCGGCCCTGACCTGGGGGGAGCAGGCGGTCACCTACGAGGAGCTCGATGCCAGGTCATCGAGGCTCGGGAGGGTGCTGATCGGGCGGGGCTGCGGTCCGGGCTCGGGCGTCGCCGTCCGGCTCGACCGGGGTGTGGAGTCCGCCGTCGCGACCTGGGCGGTCCTCAAGGCCGGTGCCGCGCTGATCCCGGTGGCCGGGGCCGAGGAATTGCCCGCGGGGCCGGAGATCAAGATCGGCATCTCGCTGTCGGCGGTTCGGCCGCAGCCGGGCCCGGCGGGGATCGAATGGCTGATTCTCGACGATCCCGCGGTCTCAGCGGAGATCGCCGGTGAATCGGCCCGCCCGGTCACCTACGCGAACCGGATCCGGGCGCTGCGCGGTGCGGATCCGGCCTTCGCCGCCGCCTCCGGCGAGAGCCTGCGCTACGACCAGCTCGCCGAGGCGGTGGACCGGCTGCGGGCCCGCACCGAGCTGACCTTCGAATCCCGGACCTTCCGGCAGGGCCGCCCCGACGGTGTCGCGGCACTGCTGGAGATCGTGGCCGCGGGTGTGGCGGGTGCGTCGATGGTCCTGCCGGAGACGGCCGACACCGCCGCACTCGCCGATGAATGGGTCACCCACCTGTTCACCGATCCGGCCGGGCTGGCCCGCCTGGACCCCGGCCCACTCGAGGATCTGCGCGCGGTGCTGCTCGAACAGGGCCCGGCCCCGGCGGGCTTCGGCTCCGCCGAGGTGGTCGTGATGCCCGGCGATGTGCTTCGCTGA